A genomic stretch from Helianthus annuus cultivar XRQ/B chromosome 1, HanXRQr2.0-SUNRISE, whole genome shotgun sequence includes:
- the LOC118490572 gene encoding secreted RxLR effector protein 161-like: MRLIPYASVVGSLMYAQVCTRPDIAHIAGMLGRYQSNPGLDHWKAAKKVLRYLQGTKDYKLTYRRTDNLEVVGYSDSDFAKCKDNKKSTSGYIFMLAGEPISWRRHTANNNLNDDRRISCSVQCNMPWDVVKKSHHWSQSR; encoded by the coding sequence atgagatTGATACCTTATGCTTCAGTAGTAGGAAgtttgatgtatgctcaagtctgtactcgtcccGATATTGCacatattgctggaatgctaggccggtATCAATCTAATCCCGGCCTAGATCATTGGAAAGCAGCAAAGAAAGTGTTGCGATATCTACAAGGAACGAAAGACTATAAATTGACATATAGAAGAACTGACAACTTGGAAGTagtaggttattctgattctgactttgctaaATGCAAAGATAATAAGAAATCGACTTCGGGGTACATCTTTATGCTTGCAGGCGAACCAATTTCATGGAGGCGTCATACAGCTAACAACAACCTCAACGATGATCGCAGAATAAGTTGCAGTGTACAATGCAACATGCCATGGGATGTTGTTAAGAAATCTCATCACTGGAGTCAAAGTCGTTAA